A window of the Tropheryma whipplei str. Twist genome harbors these coding sequences:
- the tatA gene encoding twin-arginine translocase TatA/TatE family subunit → MGNVFSGWHLLVILLVIVLLFGTSRLPKLSKSVVEALKIFRRSFNEASDITRSQDGHHDSQGNFAESASSVPFVKSEKQSEKRASVTEAKKSK, encoded by the coding sequence ATGGGTAATGTTTTTAGCGGCTGGCATTTGCTTGTAATACTCTTGGTTATAGTGCTCTTGTTTGGAACTTCGAGGTTACCAAAGCTATCTAAAAGTGTTGTAGAGGCTTTGAAGATTTTCAGGCGGTCGTTTAATGAGGCTTCAGATATTACCCGATCGCAAGATGGGCATCATGATTCTCAGGGAAACTTTGCTGAATCTGCTAGCTCTGTGCCTTTTGTGAAGTCGGAAAAACAATCAGAGAAACGTGCGAGTGTTACAGAAGCTAAGAAGAGCAAATAG